The following proteins are encoded in a genomic region of Pseudomonas sp. Os17:
- a CDS encoding RnfABCDGE type electron transport complex subunit G, protein MKKSSALLLLALLGLLGVAATLWLHSVAAPRIAAEQRALQARKLLDLLPVASYDNQPLEQPLPLRDVQLDNSRLLQGYLATRQGQPSAVLLRSQVSGYAGPIELLIAIDSQGRLLGSKTLRQDETPGLGARIADQPNPWLQGFAGKSRSDPGDAAWALKKDSGQFDQIAGATITSRAVISALHDALRYFDEHRQQLLTGAAHE, encoded by the coding sequence ATGAAAAAATCCAGCGCTCTGCTCCTGCTGGCCCTGCTCGGTTTGCTGGGCGTGGCGGCGACCTTGTGGCTGCACTCGGTTGCGGCGCCGCGTATCGCCGCCGAACAACGGGCACTGCAGGCGCGCAAGTTGCTCGACCTGCTGCCTGTTGCCAGCTACGACAACCAGCCCCTGGAGCAGCCACTGCCTCTAAGGGATGTGCAACTGGACAACAGCCGCTTGCTGCAGGGCTACCTGGCCACCCGCCAGGGTCAGCCCAGCGCCGTGCTGTTGCGCAGCCAGGTCAGCGGTTATGCCGGCCCCATCGAGCTGTTGATCGCCATCGACAGCCAGGGCCGGCTGCTGGGCAGCAAGACCCTCCGACAAGATGAAACTCCCGGCCTGGGCGCCAGGATCGCTGATCAGCCCAACCCCTGGTTGCAAGGCTTTGCCGGCAAGTCTCGCAGTGATCCGGGCGATGCCGCCTGGGCGCTGAAGAAGGACAGCGGCCAGTTCGATCAGATTGCCGGCGCCACCATCACCTCCCGCGCTGTCATCAGTGCCCTGCACGATGCCTTGCGCTACTTCGACGAACATCGCCAGCAACTGCTCACGGGGGCCGCCCATGAGTAA
- a CDS encoding Rnf-Nqr domain containing protein → MSKPLTLPGLLMLTPLIGATDSWVKALGLALASGLLLSLFGAAMGLLRAALQRQQQWLASLLLGASLGSCLWLALQALSYELHQQLSLYLGLLPLQCVILEQAGFFQHRERLHLAAGYCGALVLLGALRELLGTGALGSHLGWLVGQSGDSTGWVLLPQGGLRLLTLAPGGFILLGLLLAAKRAWTASSPFNRQSSRK, encoded by the coding sequence ATGAGTAAGCCGCTGACATTGCCGGGCCTGCTGATGCTGACGCCGCTGATCGGTGCCACCGACTCCTGGGTCAAGGCCCTGGGCCTGGCCCTGGCATCCGGGCTGCTGCTCAGCTTGTTTGGGGCCGCCATGGGCCTGTTGCGAGCAGCGCTGCAACGCCAGCAGCAGTGGCTCGCCAGCCTGCTGCTCGGAGCGTCCCTCGGCAGTTGCCTGTGGCTGGCGCTGCAGGCATTGAGTTACGAACTGCACCAGCAGTTGAGCCTGTACCTGGGCCTGCTGCCCCTGCAATGCGTGATACTGGAACAGGCGGGCTTCTTCCAGCACCGCGAGCGACTGCACCTGGCCGCTGGCTACTGTGGCGCACTGGTGCTGCTGGGCGCACTGCGCGAACTGCTGGGCACCGGCGCCTTGGGCAGCCATCTGGGCTGGCTTGTCGGCCAGAGCGGTGACAGCACCGGCTGGGTGCTGCTACCCCAGGGCGGCTTGCGCCTGCTGACTCTGGCCCCCGGGGGCTTTATCCTGCTGGGCCTGTTGCTGGCGGCAAAGCGGGCCTGGACCGCCTCATCGCCCTTCAACCGACAGTCTTCGAGGAAATGA
- a CDS encoding argininosuccinate synthase: MADVNKVVLAYSGGLDTSVILKWLQDTYNCEVVTFTADLGQGEEVEPARAKAQAMGVKEIYIDDLREEFVRDFVFPMFRANTVYEGEYLLGTSIARPLIAKRLIEIANETGADAISHGATGKGNDQVRFELGAYALKPGVKVIAPWREWDLLSREKLMDYAEKHGIPIERHGKKKSPYSMDANLLHISYEGGVLEDTWTEHEEDMWRWTVSPEKAPDTPQYLELTYRNGDIVAIDGVEMTPATVLATLNRIGGEHGIGRLDIVENRYVGMKSRGCYETPGGTIMLRAHRAIESITLDREVAHLKDELMPKYASLIYTGYWWSPERLMLQQMIDASQAHVNGVVRLKLYKGNVIVTGRKSDESLFDANIATFEEDGGAYNQADAAGFIKLNALRMRIAANKGRTLI, encoded by the coding sequence ATGGCGGACGTTAACAAGGTCGTTCTGGCGTATTCGGGCGGCCTGGACACTTCGGTGATCCTCAAGTGGCTGCAGGATACTTACAACTGTGAAGTAGTGACTTTCACTGCTGACCTGGGCCAAGGCGAAGAGGTCGAGCCGGCCCGCGCCAAGGCGCAAGCCATGGGCGTCAAAGAGATCTACATCGACGATCTGCGCGAAGAGTTCGTGCGCGATTTCGTTTTCCCGATGTTCCGCGCCAACACCGTCTACGAAGGCGAGTACCTGCTGGGTACTTCCATCGCTCGTCCGTTGATCGCCAAGCGTCTGATCGAGATCGCCAACGAAACCGGCGCCGACGCCATTTCCCATGGTGCTACCGGCAAGGGCAATGACCAGGTGCGTTTCGAGCTGGGTGCCTATGCCCTCAAGCCAGGCGTGAAAGTGATCGCTCCTTGGCGCGAGTGGGACCTGCTGTCCCGCGAGAAGCTGATGGACTACGCCGAGAAGCACGGTATTCCAATCGAGCGTCACGGCAAGAAGAAGTCGCCGTACTCGATGGACGCCAACCTGCTGCACATCTCCTATGAAGGCGGCGTGCTGGAAGACACCTGGACCGAGCACGAAGAAGACATGTGGCGCTGGACCGTCTCCCCGGAGAAGGCTCCTGATACCCCGCAGTACCTGGAACTGACCTACCGCAACGGTGACATCGTCGCCATCGACGGCGTGGAAATGACCCCGGCTACCGTGCTGGCGACCCTGAACCGCATTGGTGGCGAGCACGGCATCGGTCGTCTGGACATCGTCGAGAACCGTTACGTCGGCATGAAGTCCCGTGGCTGCTACGAGACCCCGGGCGGCACCATCATGCTGCGTGCTCACCGCGCCATCGAGTCCATCACCCTGGACCGCGAAGTGGCTCACCTCAAAGACGAGTTGATGCCCAAGTACGCCAGCCTGATCTACACCGGCTACTGGTGGAGTCCTGAGCGTCTGATGCTGCAACAGATGATCGACGCCTCCCAGGCCCACGTGAACGGTGTAGTGCGCCTGAAGCTGTACAAGGGCAACGTGATCGTGACCGGTCGCAAGTCCGATGAGTCGCTGTTCGACGCCAACATCGCCACCTTCGAAGAAGACGGCGGTGCTTACAACCAGGCGGACGCAGCAGGCTTCATCAAGCTCAATGCCCTGCGCATGCGCATTGCTGCCAACAAGGGTCGGACTCTGATCTGA
- a CDS encoding PA3496 family putative envelope integrity protein, which translates to MSTGKEQLDVEEDFIAAETDDVEPVVEVAKTNLSKRRTIDNLLEERRLQKQLADYDFDL; encoded by the coding sequence ATGAGCACTGGCAAAGAACAACTGGACGTAGAAGAAGACTTCATCGCCGCGGAAACAGACGATGTCGAACCGGTGGTCGAAGTGGCGAAAACCAATCTGAGCAAGCGCCGCACCATCGACAATCTTCTGGAAGAGCGGCGTCTGCAGAAACAACTGGCCGATTACGACTTTGACCTGTAG
- a CDS encoding response regulator transcription factor, whose amino-acid sequence MKRVLIVDDHPVVRLAVRMLMERHGFEVVAEADNGTDALKLALEYVPDILILDIGIPQLDGLEVIARLMFRSLPIKILVLTLQAPGPFSMRCMQAGAAGYVCKQQDITELISAVRAVLAGYSYFPNEALHTFRSSQGISSEEEMIELLSGRELIVLKQLTNGMSNKEIAEGLCLSNKTVSTYKRRLLAKLNARSLVDLIEFAQRHQLA is encoded by the coding sequence ATGAAAAGAGTATTGATCGTGGACGATCATCCTGTTGTTCGCCTCGCTGTTCGCATGTTGATGGAGCGTCATGGCTTTGAAGTAGTGGCAGAAGCAGATAACGGTACGGACGCATTGAAGTTGGCTCTTGAATATGTTCCCGATATCTTGATTCTGGATATTGGCATACCACAACTGGATGGACTTGAAGTTATAGCTCGCCTCATGTTCAGAAGTTTGCCGATCAAGATCCTGGTATTGACGCTGCAAGCGCCAGGGCCCTTTTCCATGCGCTGCATGCAGGCCGGTGCCGCCGGCTACGTGTGCAAGCAGCAGGACATTACCGAGCTGATCAGTGCGGTACGGGCGGTATTGGCGGGTTACAGCTACTTTCCCAACGAGGCGTTGCACACTTTTCGTTCCAGCCAGGGCATCAGCAGCGAGGAAGAAATGATCGAGCTTCTTTCCGGACGTGAGTTGATCGTATTGAAACAGCTCACCAATGGCATGAGTAACAAGGAGATTGCTGAAGGCCTGTGCCTGAGCAACAAGACGGTCAGTACTTACAAGCGGCGGTTATTGGCCAAGCTCAACGCGCGTTCATTGGTTGACCTGATCGAGTTTGCCCAGCGCCATCAGTTGGCGTGA
- the metG gene encoding methionine--tRNA ligase, whose amino-acid sequence MSEPRKILVTSALPYANGSIHLGHMLEYIQTDMWVRFQKHRGNQCIYVCADDAHGSAIMLRAEKEGITPEQLIANVQAEHSADFADFLVDFDNFHSTHAEENRELSSQIYLKLRDAGHIATRSITQYFDPEKKMFLADRFIKGTCPKCGTEDQYGDNCEKCGATYAPTDLKDPKSAISGATPVLKDSQHFFFKLPDFQQMLQSWTRSGTLQDAVANKIAEWLDAGLQQWDISRDAPYFGFEIPDEPGKYFYVWLDAPIGYMASFKNLCNRRPELDFDAFWGKDSTAELYHFIGKDIVNFHALFWPAMLEGAGYRKPSGINVHGYLTVNGQKMSKSRGTFIKARTYLEHLSPEYLRYYYASKLGRGVDDLDLNLEDFVQKVNSDLVGKVVNIASRCAGFIHKGNAGVMVDSNAAPELTEAFLAAAPSIADAYEARDFARAMREIMALADRANAWIADKAPWSLNKQEGKQAEVQAICATGINLFRQLVIFLKPVLPLLAADAEAFLNVAPLTWNDHQHLLANHQLNEFKPLMTRIDPVKVQAMTDASKEDLTASQTDTGAAAPAGNGELAKDPLSPEIDFDTFAAVDLRVALIVKAEAVEGADKLLRLTLDIGDEQRNVFSGIKSAYPDPSKLDGRLTMMIANLKPRKMKFGISEGMVMAAGPGGEEIYLLSPDSGAKPGQRIK is encoded by the coding sequence ATGTCCGAGCCACGCAAGATCCTCGTCACCAGCGCCCTGCCCTATGCCAATGGTTCCATCCACCTTGGCCACATGCTTGAGTACATCCAGACCGACATGTGGGTGCGCTTCCAGAAGCATCGCGGCAACCAATGCATCTATGTCTGCGCGGACGACGCACACGGCTCGGCCATCATGTTGCGCGCGGAAAAGGAAGGCATCACCCCGGAACAACTGATCGCCAACGTCCAGGCCGAACACAGCGCCGACTTTGCCGACTTCCTGGTGGACTTCGACAACTTCCACTCGACCCACGCCGAGGAAAACCGCGAGCTGTCGAGCCAGATCTACCTCAAGCTGCGCGACGCCGGGCACATCGCCACGCGCTCCATCACCCAGTATTTCGACCCGGAAAAGAAAATGTTCCTGGCCGACCGCTTCATCAAGGGCACCTGCCCGAAATGCGGCACTGAGGACCAGTACGGCGACAACTGCGAAAAATGCGGCGCCACCTATGCCCCCACCGACCTGAAGGATCCGAAGTCGGCGATCTCCGGCGCCACTCCGGTGCTCAAGGATTCCCAGCACTTCTTCTTCAAGCTGCCGGACTTCCAGCAGATGCTGCAAAGCTGGACCCGCAGCGGCACCCTGCAGGACGCCGTGGCCAACAAGATCGCCGAGTGGCTGGATGCCGGCCTGCAGCAGTGGGACATTTCCCGCGACGCGCCGTACTTCGGCTTCGAGATCCCCGACGAGCCGGGCAAATACTTCTACGTGTGGCTGGACGCACCAATCGGCTACATGGCCAGCTTCAAGAACCTCTGCAACCGTCGTCCGGAGCTGGATTTCGACGCGTTCTGGGGCAAGGATTCCACCGCCGAGCTGTACCACTTCATCGGCAAGGACATCGTCAACTTCCATGCCCTGTTCTGGCCCGCCATGCTTGAAGGCGCCGGCTACCGCAAGCCGAGTGGCATCAACGTCCACGGCTACCTGACGGTCAATGGCCAGAAGATGTCCAAGTCCCGCGGCACCTTCATCAAGGCCCGCACCTACCTGGAGCACCTGTCGCCGGAATACCTGCGCTACTACTACGCCTCCAAGCTGGGCCGTGGCGTCGACGACCTGGACCTGAACCTCGAAGACTTCGTGCAGAAGGTCAACTCCGACCTGGTGGGCAAGGTGGTCAACATCGCCAGCCGTTGCGCCGGTTTCATCCACAAAGGCAATGCCGGGGTGATGGTCGACAGCAATGCCGCCCCCGAGCTGACCGAGGCCTTCCTGGCCGCCGCACCAAGCATCGCCGACGCCTATGAAGCCCGCGACTTTGCCCGCGCCATGCGCGAAATCATGGCCCTGGCCGACCGCGCCAACGCCTGGATCGCCGACAAGGCCCCATGGTCGCTGAACAAGCAGGAAGGCAAGCAGGCCGAGGTGCAGGCCATCTGCGCCACCGGCATCAACCTGTTCCGCCAGTTGGTGATCTTCCTCAAGCCGGTGCTGCCGCTGCTGGCCGCCGATGCCGAGGCGTTCCTCAACGTGGCGCCGCTGACCTGGAACGACCACCAGCACCTGCTGGCCAACCATCAGCTCAACGAATTCAAGCCGCTGATGACGCGGATCGACCCGGTAAAAGTACAAGCCATGACCGACGCCTCGAAAGAAGACCTGACCGCCAGCCAGACCGACACCGGTGCCGCAGCACCTGCAGGCAACGGCGAACTGGCCAAGGATCCGCTGTCGCCGGAAATCGACTTCGACACCTTCGCCGCCGTCGACCTGCGTGTCGCCCTGATCGTCAAGGCCGAAGCCGTGGAAGGTGCCGACAAGCTGCTGCGCCTGACCCTGGATATCGGTGATGAGCAACGCAACGTGTTCTCCGGAATCAAGAGCGCCTACCCGGACCCGTCCAAGCTGGATGGTCGCCTGACCATGATGATCGCCAACCTCAAGCCGCGGAAAATGAAGTTCGGCATTTCCGAGGGCATGGTGATGGCTGCCGGCCCTGGCGGCGAAGAGATCTACCTGCTGAGCCCGGACAGCGGCGCCAAGCCTGGCCAGCGGATCAAGTAA
- the rsxB gene encoding electron transport complex subunit RsxB, with protein sequence MSLIQRIDALLPQTQCGKCGHPGCKPYAQGIANGEAINKCPPGGQETIAGLAQLLQLPVLELDRSRGEAPAQIAHIREAECIGCTKCIQACPVDAIVGAAKWMHSVLIDECTGCDLCVAPCPVDCIDMLPLPEAKVVPIVGGLATSPEQLQARNSKREQARRRFEQRNERLQREEARRLAERQARAQKAAQAADDSQNPLQAAIERVRAQKAAADDAALKKAKIELAMSRAQLHKSLKAFGHPPTFEQQAQLIVLQRQFEAAEQALAQLESAAPAAAAPVAKDAELKRAKIQLATRRAELKKAQAAQASDAELHALSAALAAAEQALHAAEDASGKPAPVLMRSEKRPIDPQLRQLKTELAYARAELNKLQRQPDTHAEQLAQAQARLHEAERQVKAHADC encoded by the coding sequence ATGAGTCTGATTCAACGCATCGATGCCCTGCTGCCCCAGACCCAATGCGGCAAGTGCGGCCATCCCGGATGCAAGCCCTACGCCCAGGGCATCGCCAACGGCGAGGCCATCAACAAGTGCCCGCCCGGAGGCCAGGAAACCATTGCCGGCCTGGCGCAACTGTTGCAGTTACCGGTACTGGAACTGGACCGCAGCCGCGGCGAAGCGCCGGCACAGATCGCCCATATCCGCGAGGCGGAGTGCATTGGCTGTACCAAGTGCATCCAGGCCTGCCCGGTGGACGCCATCGTCGGCGCGGCCAAATGGATGCACAGCGTGCTGATCGACGAATGCACCGGTTGCGACCTGTGCGTGGCGCCTTGTCCGGTGGACTGCATCGATATGCTGCCGCTCCCGGAGGCCAAGGTGGTGCCGATTGTTGGCGGCCTGGCCACCAGCCCCGAGCAACTGCAGGCCCGCAACAGCAAGCGCGAACAGGCGCGACGGCGCTTCGAACAACGCAACGAGCGCTTGCAACGGGAAGAAGCCCGGCGCCTGGCCGAGCGTCAGGCTCGCGCGCAGAAAGCCGCGCAGGCTGCCGACGACAGCCAGAATCCGCTGCAGGCTGCCATCGAACGGGTCCGCGCGCAGAAAGCCGCTGCCGACGACGCGGCGCTGAAAAAAGCCAAGATCGAGCTGGCCATGAGCCGGGCTCAATTGCACAAATCCCTCAAGGCCTTCGGCCACCCACCGACCTTCGAGCAGCAGGCACAGCTCATCGTGCTGCAGCGTCAGTTCGAAGCCGCCGAGCAGGCCCTGGCTCAGCTGGAGTCGGCGGCGCCAGCTGCGGCGGCCCCCGTGGCCAAGGACGCCGAACTCAAGCGGGCAAAGATCCAGCTGGCCACCCGCCGCGCCGAACTGAAAAAGGCCCAGGCAGCGCAAGCCTCCGACGCCGAGCTACACGCCTTGAGCGCCGCCCTGGCGGCCGCCGAACAGGCGCTGCACGCCGCCGAGGACGCCAGCGGCAAACCGGCCCCGGTACTGATGCGTAGCGAAAAGCGCCCGATCGATCCGCAACTGCGGCAACTGAAAACCGAACTGGCCTACGCCCGCGCCGAACTGAACAAGCTGCAGCGCCAGCCTGACACTCATGCCGAGCAACTGGCCCAGGCTCAAGCGCGCTTGCACGAGGCCGAACGCCAGGTGAAGGCCCATGCTGACTGCTGA
- the nth gene encoding endonuclease III, whose amino-acid sequence MNAAKRLEIFRRLHEDNPEPKTELAYSSPFELLIAVILSAQSTDVGVNKATAKLFPVANTPAAIHALGVEGLSEYIKTIGLYNSKAKNVIETCRLLVERHNSEVPQTREELEALPGVGRKTANVVLNTAFRQLTMAVDTHIFRVSNRTGLAPGKNVVEVEKKLLKFVPKEFLLDSHHWLILHGRYVCLARKPRCGSCRIEDLCEYKQKTSDD is encoded by the coding sequence ATGAATGCCGCCAAACGCCTGGAAATATTTCGCCGACTTCATGAAGACAATCCCGAGCCCAAGACCGAACTGGCCTATTCCTCGCCGTTCGAGCTGCTGATCGCGGTGATTCTTTCGGCGCAATCGACCGACGTCGGGGTCAACAAGGCGACCGCCAAACTCTTCCCCGTGGCCAATACACCCGCGGCGATTCACGCCCTGGGGGTCGAAGGCCTGTCCGAGTACATCAAGACCATCGGCCTGTACAACAGCAAGGCCAAGAACGTCATCGAAACCTGCCGCCTGCTGGTGGAACGCCACAACAGCGAAGTGCCACAAACCCGGGAAGAACTGGAAGCCCTGCCCGGTGTCGGGCGCAAGACCGCCAACGTGGTCCTCAACACCGCCTTCCGGCAGCTGACCATGGCGGTGGACACCCACATCTTCCGGGTCAGCAACCGCACCGGCCTGGCCCCGGGCAAGAACGTGGTGGAAGTGGAGAAAAAGCTGCTCAAGTTCGTGCCCAAGGAGTTCCTGCTGGACTCCCATCACTGGCTGATCCTGCACGGACGCTATGTCTGCCTGGCCCGCAAGCCACGCTGCGGCAGCTGTCGAATCGAAGACCTGTGCGAATACAAGCAGAAGACTTCCGACGATTGA
- a CDS encoding Rnf-Nqr domain containing protein, with product MTQFLLALFSTVLINNFVLQWPLGVDPLLQADGSNRQRVHALGLATTVLMLLSSVLGHILYRGLLQPWGLAALQLFIWLPLSLLLIKPLLKLLSRALPRLPFEGLWPLLLGNAGMLGLLLIGTRDDLDLATLSAMSLGAGLGFWLVLSLFSDLRQRISTNDIPLPWRGLPIDLISAGLMAVAFFGFNGLIKT from the coding sequence ATGACCCAGTTCCTGCTCGCCCTTTTCAGCACCGTCCTGATCAACAACTTCGTGTTGCAATGGCCGCTGGGCGTCGATCCGCTGTTGCAGGCCGACGGTAGCAACCGGCAACGGGTTCATGCCCTGGGGCTGGCGACCACGGTGTTGATGCTGCTCAGCAGCGTGCTGGGGCATATCCTTTACCGTGGGCTGTTGCAGCCCTGGGGGCTGGCGGCGCTGCAATTGTTCATCTGGCTGCCATTGAGCCTGTTGCTGATCAAACCGCTGCTGAAGCTGCTGTCCCGGGCCCTGCCGCGCTTGCCGTTCGAAGGCCTCTGGCCCTTGCTTCTGGGCAATGCCGGCATGCTCGGCCTGCTGCTGATCGGCACCCGGGACGATCTGGACCTGGCCACCCTCAGTGCCATGAGCCTGGGCGCCGGACTGGGTTTCTGGCTGGTGCTGAGTCTGTTCAGCGACTTGCGCCAGCGTATTTCCACCAACGATATTCCCCTGCCCTGGCGCGGCTTGCCGATCGACCTGATCAGCGCCGGTCTCATGGCGGTGGCGTTTTTCGGCTTCAACGGACTGATCAAAACATGA
- a CDS encoding RnfABCDGE type electron transport complex subunit D, whose product MLTADGVDQRLRQAMQRVLLATLPGLLVLLWWFGWGVLLNLLLAIGGSLAMEALALLLRKRALPTGLGDGSALVSATLLALALPPYCPWWLPLSAAAAAIALGKQVYGGVGQNPFNPAMLGYALALLCFPQSMTHWPAPHAMDLGAGLQHVFGLSNGLQADAWAQATALDSLRINKSLTLDELFASNPAFGHFGGRAAQWINLGFLAGGLFLLQQRVIGWQAPVGMLGSLLVISLVCWNGTGSDSHGSPLFHLLSGASMLGAFFIVTEPVSGPKTEKARLLFGVGVGLLTYLIRTWGGYPDGVAFAVLLMNLAVPGLERLCAAKRENA is encoded by the coding sequence ATGCTGACTGCTGACGGCGTCGACCAGCGCCTGCGCCAGGCCATGCAGCGCGTGCTGCTGGCCACGCTGCCCGGGCTGCTGGTGTTGCTGTGGTGGTTCGGCTGGGGCGTACTGCTCAACCTGTTGCTGGCGATAGGCGGCTCCCTGGCCATGGAAGCCCTGGCGCTGTTGCTGAGAAAGCGTGCGCTGCCAACCGGCCTTGGCGACGGCAGCGCCCTGGTCAGCGCCACCTTGCTGGCCCTGGCGTTGCCACCTTACTGCCCCTGGTGGCTGCCGCTCAGCGCCGCGGCGGCAGCCATTGCCCTGGGCAAGCAGGTGTACGGTGGAGTCGGCCAGAACCCGTTCAATCCGGCGATGCTCGGATACGCCCTGGCCTTATTGTGCTTTCCCCAATCGATGACCCATTGGCCCGCGCCGCACGCCATGGACCTGGGCGCGGGGCTGCAACACGTCTTCGGCCTCTCTAACGGCCTGCAAGCGGATGCCTGGGCCCAGGCCACGGCGCTGGACAGTCTGCGCATCAACAAGAGCCTGACCCTCGACGAACTCTTTGCCAGCAACCCGGCCTTCGGCCATTTCGGCGGTCGGGCCGCGCAATGGATCAACCTGGGATTTCTTGCCGGAGGCCTGTTTCTGCTGCAGCAGCGGGTCATCGGCTGGCAGGCGCCGGTGGGCATGCTGGGCAGCCTCCTGGTCATCAGCCTGGTGTGCTGGAACGGCACGGGCTCGGACTCCCACGGTTCACCGCTGTTTCATCTGCTCAGCGGCGCCAGCATGCTCGGCGCGTTCTTTATCGTCACCGAGCCGGTATCGGGACCCAAGACGGAAAAAGCCAGGTTGCTGTTTGGTGTCGGTGTCGGCCTGCTGACCTACCTGATCCGGACGTGGGGCGGCTACCCCGACGGCGTCGCCTTCGCCGTGCTGCTGATGAACCTGGCGGTGCCGGGACTGGAACGCCTGTGCGCGGCAAAACGGGAGAACGCTTGA
- a CDS encoding flagellar protein MotY encodes MRQRYLALLSVFASLPAMALTFQTRLESIEWTVEGDKFECRLIQPVTDFGSGEFVRRAGEQAIFRLKSFNPMQAGGSATLLAAAAPWQPGRGDINLGAVKAGTDGVLINSNQMQAGRLIIGLLEGRSPVVRNYSREGGVSEVRLLPVKFSKAYGDYQSCMAKLLPMNYEQVKQGEIGFPGGGIELDARAKAKLQVMVDFIKADPTVNHVELDGHSDNSGNRLTNRDLSRRRALAVMEFFKANGLAENQIVVRFHGERYPLAPNTNAANRAKNRRVNVHLERVAPTEKPAPAPQAASGSSAAATS; translated from the coding sequence GTGCGCCAGCGTTATCTAGCCTTGCTCAGTGTGTTTGCCAGCCTGCCCGCGATGGCTCTCACTTTCCAGACTCGTCTGGAGAGCATTGAGTGGACGGTCGAAGGCGACAAATTCGAGTGCCGCCTGATCCAACCGGTAACCGATTTCGGTTCCGGCGAATTCGTTCGCCGCGCCGGCGAGCAGGCGATCTTTCGTCTCAAGAGCTTCAACCCGATGCAGGCGGGGGGCTCGGCGACTCTGCTTGCGGCAGCGGCGCCCTGGCAGCCGGGACGTGGCGACATCAACCTCGGGGCGGTCAAGGCCGGTACCGACGGGGTGCTGATCAACAGCAACCAGATGCAGGCCGGGCGCCTGATCATCGGGCTGCTGGAGGGGCGCAGCCCCGTGGTGCGCAATTATTCCCGTGAAGGCGGAGTGTCCGAAGTGCGCCTGTTGCCGGTGAAGTTCAGCAAGGCGTATGGCGACTATCAAAGCTGCATGGCCAAGCTGCTGCCGATGAACTACGAGCAGGTGAAGCAGGGCGAGATCGGTTTTCCGGGAGGGGGGATCGAACTCGATGCCCGGGCCAAGGCCAAGCTGCAGGTGATGGTGGACTTCATCAAGGCCGACCCGACGGTCAACCACGTCGAACTGGATGGCCACTCGGACAACAGCGGCAATCGCTTGACCAACCGTGACCTGTCCCGTCGTCGTGCACTGGCGGTGATGGAGTTCTTCAAGGCCAACGGCCTGGCGGAAAACCAGATCGTGGTGCGCTTCCATGGCGAGCGTTACCCCCTGGCGCCCAACACCAATGCCGCCAACCGGGCGAAGAACCGTCGGGTCAATGTGCATCTGGAGCGGGTTGCGCCCACCGAAAAGCCGGCTCCAGCGCCCCAGGCGGCCTCTGGCTCCAGCGCTGCTGCGACCTCCTGA